From Caballeronia insecticola, a single genomic window includes:
- the metK gene encoding methionine adenosyltransferase, with protein sequence MSNDYLFTSESVSEGHPDKVADQISDAILDAILAQDKYSRVAAETLCNTGLVVLAGEITTTANVDYIQVARDTIKRIGYDNTDFGIDYRGCAVLVAYDKQSPDIAQGVNRAHDDNLDQGAGDQGLMFGYACDETPELMPLPIHLSHRLVERQANLRRDGRLPWLRPDAKSQVTVRYVDGKPHSIDTVVLSTQHSPDIDLSQLREAVIEEIIKPTMPRELIKGDIKFLVNPTGRFVIGGPQGDCGLTGRKIIVDTYGGAAPHGGGAFSGKDPSKVDRSAAYAGRYVAKNIVAAGLASRALIQVSYAIGVSRPTSVMVNTFGTGRVSDAEITKLVLEHFDLRPKGIIQMLDLLRPIYEKTAAYGHFGREEPEFSWETADKALVLAEAAGTEPVASVA encoded by the coding sequence GTGTCGAACGACTATCTCTTTACTTCCGAATCCGTTTCCGAAGGCCACCCGGACAAGGTCGCCGACCAAATTTCCGACGCCATCCTCGACGCCATCCTGGCGCAGGACAAGTATTCGCGCGTCGCGGCGGAAACGCTCTGCAACACCGGTCTCGTCGTCCTCGCGGGCGAAATCACGACCACGGCCAACGTCGACTATATCCAGGTCGCGCGTGACACGATCAAGCGCATCGGCTACGACAACACCGACTTCGGCATCGACTATCGCGGCTGCGCGGTGCTCGTCGCTTACGACAAGCAATCGCCGGACATCGCGCAAGGCGTGAACCGCGCGCATGACGACAACCTCGATCAAGGCGCCGGCGACCAGGGCCTGATGTTCGGCTACGCCTGCGACGAAACGCCCGAACTGATGCCGCTGCCGATCCACCTGTCGCACCGTCTGGTCGAGCGCCAGGCGAACCTGCGCCGCGACGGCCGTCTGCCTTGGCTGCGCCCGGACGCGAAGTCGCAGGTCACGGTGCGTTACGTCGACGGCAAGCCGCATTCGATCGACACCGTCGTGCTGTCCACGCAGCACTCGCCGGACATCGACCTGTCGCAACTGCGCGAAGCGGTGATCGAAGAAATCATCAAGCCGACCATGCCCAGGGAACTCATCAAGGGCGACATCAAGTTCCTGGTGAACCCGACGGGGCGTTTCGTTATCGGCGGTCCGCAAGGCGATTGCGGTCTGACGGGCCGCAAGATCATCGTCGATACGTACGGCGGCGCGGCGCCCCACGGCGGTGGCGCGTTCTCGGGCAAGGATCCGTCGAAGGTCGACCGCTCGGCGGCTTACGCCGGCCGTTATGTGGCGAAGAACATCGTCGCGGCGGGACTCGCATCGCGCGCGCTGATTCAGGTTTCGTACGCTATCGGCGTGTCGCGTCCGACTTCGGTAATGGTCAACACGTTCGGCACGGGCCGCGTGTCGGATGCCGAGATCACGAAGCTCGTGCTCGAACACTTCGATCTGCGTCCGAAGGGCATCATCCAGATGCTCGATCTGCTGCGCCCGATCTACGAAAAGACGGCAGCTTACGGCCACTTCGGCCGCGAAGAGCCGGAATTCTCGTGGGAAACCGCGGACAAGGCACTCGTGCTCGCCGAAGCGGCAGGCACGGAACCGGTCGCGAGCGTGGCATAA
- a CDS encoding lipid A biosynthesis lauroyl acyltransferase encodes MLGRIGVALAIAFLKFLAIIPYGITARFGDGLGWLLYQIPSRRKRIVHTNLKLCFPEWSDEKREDIAQKHFRHAIRSYVERSVQWFGSAKKLEKLIQVDSAVDLTDPDLPPTLFLGLHFVGIEAGSIFLNYSLHRRCGSLYQPFSNPQIEELAKAQRARFGADMASRADSARIVLRWLRDRKPVMLGADMDYGMRNSTFVPFFGIPTCTLTAVGRLAKTGRAQVVPFIGEVLPDYKGYRLKIFEPWDNYPTGDDEADARRMNAFLEEQIPHMPEQYYWVHKRFKTRPPGEPGFY; translated from the coding sequence ATGCTAGGGCGCATCGGCGTGGCGCTCGCCATCGCGTTTCTCAAGTTTCTGGCGATCATCCCTTACGGCATCACGGCGCGTTTCGGCGACGGCCTCGGCTGGCTGCTCTACCAGATCCCGAGCCGCCGCAAGCGCATCGTCCACACGAACCTGAAGCTGTGCTTCCCGGAGTGGTCCGACGAGAAGCGCGAGGACATCGCGCAGAAGCACTTCCGGCATGCCATTCGCAGCTATGTGGAGCGCAGCGTGCAGTGGTTCGGCTCGGCGAAGAAGCTCGAAAAGCTGATCCAGGTGGACAGCGCCGTCGATCTCACCGATCCGGATCTGCCGCCCACGCTTTTTCTCGGGCTGCATTTCGTCGGCATCGAGGCGGGCTCGATCTTCCTCAATTATTCGCTGCATCGGCGATGCGGGTCGCTGTATCAGCCGTTCTCGAATCCGCAGATCGAGGAACTCGCGAAAGCGCAGCGCGCCCGCTTCGGCGCGGACATGGCGAGCCGCGCCGACAGCGCGCGCATCGTGCTGCGCTGGCTGCGCGACCGCAAGCCCGTGATGCTCGGCGCGGACATGGACTACGGCATGCGCAACTCCACGTTCGTGCCGTTCTTCGGCATCCCGACGTGCACGCTGACGGCCGTCGGACGTCTCGCGAAGACGGGCCGCGCGCAGGTGGTGCCGTTTATCGGCGAGGTGCTGCCGGACTACAAGGGGTATCGTCTCAAGATCTTCGAACCGTGGGACAACTACCCGACCGGCGACGACGAAGCCGACGCCCGCCGCATGAACGCGTTTCTGGAAGAGCAGATTCCGCACATGCCGGAGCAATATTATTGGGTCCACAAACGCTTCAAGACGCGGCCGCCGGGCGAGCCGGGTTTTTATTGA
- a CDS encoding sensor histidine kinase — translation MNPSAVVTLDESPIESPMRRASLRGVSSPAPECAGASSALPSASPWSALIDAKLKGDRQIQRLAARVQELAALLAATEERARRALAQDLHDETGAALTVANLALARAAHWLPEDAPAALGDALHQARAALADVSDTSHRIVEALQTPAFDAGIAATLDAWIDSFRARTAISVDFSCPRDARLQRLSHDMSLALLRVMQEALGNVARHADAARARVSIEIDGDGVTLIVEDDGVGISAAARRKSGRFGLAGMRARCEALGGSLRVVAAKPAGTCVRARLPWAAARPGLFALSVIHA, via the coding sequence ATGAACCCGTCGGCCGTGGTCACGCTCGATGAGAGCCCGATTGAGAGTCCGATGCGCCGCGCTTCGCTGCGCGGAGTTTCGTCGCCGGCGCCGGAATGCGCCGGCGCATCGTCCGCCCTTCCTTCCGCTTCACCCTGGTCCGCGCTGATCGACGCCAAACTCAAAGGCGATCGCCAGATTCAGCGTCTCGCCGCGCGCGTGCAGGAACTGGCGGCGCTGCTCGCCGCGACCGAAGAGCGCGCGCGCCGGGCACTTGCGCAGGATCTCCACGACGAAACCGGCGCGGCGCTCACCGTCGCCAATCTGGCGCTCGCGCGAGCCGCCCACTGGCTACCCGAGGACGCACCCGCCGCGCTCGGCGACGCGCTGCATCAGGCACGCGCCGCGCTCGCCGATGTCAGCGACACGAGCCACCGGATCGTCGAAGCGTTGCAGACGCCGGCGTTCGACGCGGGTATCGCCGCGACGCTCGACGCGTGGATCGACAGTTTCCGCGCGCGCACGGCGATATCCGTCGATTTCTCCTGCCCGCGCGATGCGCGGCTGCAACGCCTGTCGCACGACATGTCGCTTGCGCTTCTGCGCGTGATGCAGGAAGCGCTCGGCAACGTCGCGCGTCATGCGGACGCGGCGCGCGCGCGCGTAAGCATCGAGATCGACGGCGACGGCGTGACGCTCATCGTCGAGGACGATGGTGTCGGCATCAGCGCGGCGGCGCGTCGCAAGAGCGGGCGCTTTGGCCTTGCGGGCATGCGCGCGCGCTGCGAGGCGCTCGGCGGCAGCCTGCGCGTGGTCGCGGCGAAACCCGCCGGAACCTGCGTGCGCGCGCGCCTGCCGTGGGCGGCAGCGCGGCCCGGCCTGTTCGCGCTCAGCGTGATCCACGCGTGA
- the dapF gene encoding diaminopimelate epimerase, giving the protein MNLKFTKMQGAGNDFVVLDGYTQALDLTASQVRALANRHFGVGADQLLLVEKPTIDGVDFKYRIFNCDGGEVEHCGNGARCFVKFVRDRGLTDASSVRVQVQQGVITLTMQENGEVVVDMSTPVFDPPRVPFDALGLHGRREGNDTLWPLDIDGETRWISTVSMGNPHAVQIVDDVETYPVLSEGPLIERHARFPKRVNAGFMQIVDRNTVKLRVFERGAGETLACGTGACAAVAAGIRRGLLDSPVCVETHGGTLTIRWDGARDEAAALFMAGPAATVFEGEIELDRLV; this is encoded by the coding sequence ATGAACCTCAAATTCACCAAGATGCAAGGCGCGGGCAACGACTTCGTCGTGCTCGACGGCTATACGCAGGCGCTCGATCTGACAGCGAGCCAGGTGCGCGCGCTCGCGAACCGCCATTTCGGCGTGGGCGCGGATCAGTTGCTGCTCGTCGAAAAGCCGACGATCGACGGCGTCGACTTCAAATACCGCATCTTCAATTGCGATGGCGGCGAGGTCGAGCATTGCGGCAACGGCGCGCGCTGCTTCGTGAAGTTCGTGCGCGATCGCGGCCTGACGGATGCATCGAGCGTGCGCGTGCAGGTGCAACAAGGCGTCATCACGCTGACGATGCAGGAGAACGGCGAAGTCGTCGTCGACATGAGCACGCCGGTCTTCGATCCGCCGCGCGTGCCGTTCGACGCGCTCGGGCTCCACGGCCGCCGCGAAGGCAACGACACGCTGTGGCCGCTCGACATCGACGGCGAAACGCGCTGGATTTCAACGGTGTCGATGGGCAATCCGCACGCGGTGCAGATCGTGGACGACGTCGAGACGTATCCGGTGCTGAGCGAAGGCCCGCTGATCGAGCGCCATGCGCGCTTTCCGAAACGCGTGAACGCGGGCTTCATGCAGATCGTCGATCGTAATACGGTGAAACTGCGCGTATTCGAGCGCGGCGCCGGCGAGACGCTCGCGTGCGGCACGGGCGCCTGCGCGGCGGTGGCGGCCGGCATCCGGCGCGGCCTGCTGGATTCACCCGTGTGCGTCGAAACGCACGGCGGCACGCTCACGATCCGTTGGGACGGTGCGCGCGACGAAGCCGCCGCGCTCTTCATGGCGGGCCCGGCCGCGACGGTTTTCGAGGGCGAAATCGAGCTGGATCGCCTCGTCTAA
- a CDS encoding phytanoyl-CoA dioxygenase family protein gives MSDQNSLQSKKEQVHALRENGFVIVKGLVSRERCDAMRAVARQQLAEAAAPVEFEADLKYPGAPDSKDAPGGHTVRRLLDAYARHALFAEFATSPEVRGWMELYFGETPYLSRAHHNCMMTKHPAYGSLTGWHRDVRYWAFERDDLVSAWVALGDEKVDNGALWFVPASHKLPFTSDRFDDAKFFRSDLPENAALIRTAVSPELAPGDVVFFHCNTLHSAGKNLTDQVKFSLVFTYRGASNVALPGTRSASKPEVALV, from the coding sequence ATGTCTGATCAAAATTCGTTGCAATCGAAGAAAGAGCAAGTGCACGCGCTGCGCGAAAACGGCTTTGTCATCGTGAAGGGGCTTGTGAGCCGGGAACGGTGCGACGCCATGCGCGCGGTGGCGCGGCAGCAACTCGCCGAGGCGGCCGCGCCGGTCGAGTTCGAGGCCGATCTGAAATATCCCGGTGCGCCCGATTCGAAAGACGCGCCCGGCGGTCATACCGTGCGCCGTCTGCTCGACGCTTACGCGCGCCATGCGCTCTTCGCGGAGTTCGCGACCTCGCCCGAAGTTCGCGGATGGATGGAGCTTTACTTCGGCGAGACGCCGTATCTTTCGCGCGCGCATCACAACTGCATGATGACGAAGCACCCGGCGTACGGCAGCCTGACGGGCTGGCATCGCGACGTGCGTTACTGGGCGTTCGAGCGCGACGATCTCGTGTCGGCGTGGGTCGCGCTGGGCGATGAAAAAGTCGATAACGGCGCGTTGTGGTTCGTGCCGGCTTCGCACAAGCTGCCGTTCACATCCGATCGTTTCGACGACGCGAAATTCTTCCGCTCGGATCTGCCCGAGAACGCCGCGCTCATCCGCACGGCGGTGTCGCCCGAACTGGCGCCGGGCGACGTCGTGTTTTTCCACTGCAATACGCTGCACTCGGCCGGCAAGAACCTGACCGATCAGGTGAAGTTTTCGCTCGTCTTCACGTATCGCGGCGCGAGCAACGTGGCGCTGCCGGGCACGCGTTCGGCGTCGAAACCGGAAGTGGCGCTCGTCTGA
- a CDS encoding mechanosensitive ion channel family protein — protein sequence MDPIDRLRPAYDSFAAVAVTYGIDLVLALLILAVGWWISNAVANTLRRTLARTNVDATLTPVLASLAMWAIRVVAIVAALGKFGIAAASILTVLGAAGLAIGLALQGTLQNIAAGLMLLLLRPFRVGDYIEGVGTTAGTVNEIGLFTTRLTKADGIVMFVPNSLIWANAITNYSANDRRRVVINFQAQHGLKVENVLAELRRLTSEDTRIVQDGPSAPWVAVTDYTDTGVKFNLGAWTSRTDHQSVQADLLRKIQPLTREQVVVA from the coding sequence ATGGACCCGATCGACCGCCTGCGCCCGGCCTACGATTCCTTTGCCGCCGTTGCTGTCACCTACGGCATCGATCTCGTGCTGGCATTGCTTATTCTCGCCGTCGGATGGTGGATTTCGAACGCCGTCGCCAACACGCTGCGCCGCACGCTCGCGCGCACCAATGTCGACGCCACGCTCACGCCTGTGCTCGCCAGTCTCGCGATGTGGGCGATCCGCGTGGTCGCGATCGTCGCGGCGCTGGGCAAGTTCGGCATCGCCGCGGCGAGCATCCTGACCGTGCTCGGCGCGGCCGGTCTCGCCATCGGTCTGGCGTTGCAGGGCACGCTGCAGAACATCGCCGCCGGGCTGATGCTGTTGCTGCTGCGTCCGTTTCGCGTCGGCGATTACATCGAAGGCGTCGGCACGACGGCCGGTACTGTCAACGAAATCGGACTGTTCACCACGCGGCTCACAAAAGCCGACGGCATTGTCATGTTCGTGCCGAACAGCCTGATCTGGGCGAACGCCATCACCAACTACAGCGCAAACGACCGCCGGCGCGTGGTCATCAACTTTCAGGCGCAGCACGGGCTCAAGGTGGAAAACGTGCTCGCGGAACTGCGCAGGCTGACAAGCGAAGATACGCGCATCGTGCAGGACGGGCCGTCGGCGCCGTGGGTCGCGGTGACCGACTACACCGATACCGGCGTCAAGTTCAACCTCGGCGCGTGGACCAGCAGAACCGATCACCAGAGCGTGCAGGCCGACTTGCTGCGCAAGATTCAGCCGCTGACGCGCGAGCAGGTCGTGGTCGCCTGA
- a CDS encoding DUF484 family protein, translated as MNPRDVADYLLDNPDFFVEHAEVLGTIRLSNPHGKSAVSLQERQMEMLRDKNKQLERRLAELLRYGHENDSISTKFNRWTVRVIAQRDPYVLPATITNGLCEVFDVPHAALRLWDINEAYRQADFARQVGEEVRIFANNLTSPYCGANSDFAAAQWLGAPNSASATVAPNDGPSDTERKVESVSLIALRDPQAGPDAPTFGLLVMGSPDARRFHDGMATDFLMQIGALASAALSRLLPH; from the coding sequence ATGAATCCACGCGACGTCGCCGACTACCTGCTCGACAATCCCGATTTCTTCGTCGAGCACGCGGAAGTGCTTGGCACCATCCGGCTCTCGAATCCGCACGGCAAGTCCGCCGTGTCGCTGCAAGAGCGCCAGATGGAAATGCTGCGCGACAAGAACAAGCAGCTCGAACGGCGTCTCGCCGAACTGCTGCGCTACGGTCACGAAAACGACAGCATCTCGACCAAGTTCAACCGCTGGACCGTGCGCGTGATCGCGCAGCGCGACCCGTACGTGCTGCCCGCGACCATCACCAACGGCCTGTGCGAAGTCTTCGACGTGCCGCACGCCGCGCTGCGCCTGTGGGACATCAACGAAGCCTATCGGCAGGCGGATTTCGCGCGCCAGGTCGGCGAGGAAGTACGCATTTTCGCCAACAATCTGACCTCGCCGTACTGCGGCGCGAATTCCGATTTCGCCGCCGCGCAATGGCTCGGCGCGCCGAATTCGGCATCCGCGACGGTCGCGCCGAACGACGGCCCGTCAGACACGGAGCGCAAGGTCGAATCCGTTTCGCTGATCGCGCTGCGCGATCCGCAAGCCGGCCCCGATGCGCCGACCTTCGGCCTGCTCGTGATGGGTTCGCCCGACGCGCGGCGCTTCCACGACGGCATGGCAACCGACTTCCTCATGCAGATCGGCGCACTGGCGAGCGCGGCGCTGTCCCGCCTGCTACCGCACTGA
- a CDS encoding alkene reductase, producing MPYETLLSAVVIGNLEVPNRVVMAPLARHRAAQPGDVPTETSAHYYAQRAGAGLIVTEPAHVSPEGQGGLAAPGICSDAQEAGWKNVAGAVHARQGRIAVQLSHAGRMSHRRLQEGGAPPVAPSAVRARGVQVFAPQDDGTPGFVDADDPRPLESAEIAGIVLQYVDAAHRAHRAGFDMIEIDASNGYLLHQFIATGTNRRTDDYGGSVENRVRIVVEIVEAVASVIGAHRVGVRLSPGFTGADIEDAEAQASSLYLAGELARIGIAYVHLADAHFIDAFRDIFNGAIIACGDDTAQDANARIERGEADAVAFGRAFVANPDLVERLKADAPLAEPDAATIHGGGEQGYTDYPTLGDARRSENNENNESN from the coding sequence ATGCCGTACGAAACGCTCCTTTCTGCCGTCGTCATCGGCAATCTCGAAGTGCCGAATCGCGTCGTGATGGCGCCGCTCGCGCGTCATCGCGCGGCGCAACCCGGCGACGTCCCCACGGAAACGAGCGCGCATTACTACGCGCAGCGCGCGGGCGCGGGTCTGATCGTCACCGAACCGGCGCACGTGTCGCCGGAAGGTCAGGGCGGGCTGGCCGCACCCGGCATCTGCTCGGATGCGCAGGAGGCCGGCTGGAAGAACGTGGCGGGTGCCGTGCACGCGCGGCAAGGACGCATCGCGGTGCAGTTGTCGCATGCGGGGCGCATGTCGCATCGTCGGTTGCAGGAAGGCGGTGCGCCGCCCGTCGCGCCCTCCGCTGTTCGCGCGCGCGGCGTGCAGGTGTTCGCGCCGCAGGATGACGGCACGCCCGGCTTCGTCGATGCAGACGATCCGCGTCCGCTCGAAAGTGCTGAAATCGCCGGAATCGTGCTGCAGTACGTCGATGCCGCGCATCGTGCGCATCGTGCCGGTTTCGACATGATCGAGATCGATGCGTCGAACGGTTATCTACTGCATCAGTTCATCGCGACCGGCACGAATCGCCGCACCGACGATTACGGCGGCAGCGTCGAGAATCGCGTGCGGATTGTGGTGGAGATTGTCGAGGCGGTGGCGAGCGTGATCGGCGCGCATCGCGTCGGCGTGCGGTTGTCGCCGGGATTCACGGGCGCGGATATCGAGGATGCCGAAGCGCAGGCGTCGTCGCTATATCTGGCGGGGGAACTGGCGCGCATCGGCATTGCGTATGTGCATCTCGCCGACGCGCATTTCATCGACGCATTCCGCGACATATTCAACGGCGCGATCATCGCTTGCGGCGACGACACCGCGCAGGACGCGAACGCGCGCATCGAACGTGGCGAAGCCGATGCCGTGGCATTCGGTCGCGCGTTCGTCGCGAATCCGGATCTGGTGGAACGTTTGAAGGCCGATGCGCCGCTCGCCGAACCCGACGCCGCGACGATTCACGGCGGCGGCGAGCAGGGCTACACGGACTACCCGACGCTGGGCGATGCCCGGCGCAGTGAAAACAACGAAAACAACGAAAGCAACTGA
- the rqpR gene encoding response regulator transcription factor RqpR (The RqpSR system (Regulating Quorum sensing and Pathogenicity Sensor kinase and Response regulator) co-occurs with and modulates the expression of cis-2-dodecenoic acid quorum-sensing systems.) gives MLKVLLADDHAIVRRGVAQLLLERGVATEVSEAETGMQALALAACRPFDVAMLDISLPDVNGIDLLKRIKRETPRLPVLMFSMYREDQYAVRALKAGASGYLSKTADPALMIGAIQQVAAGRKYVSAEMAQALATYVSLDTERMPHEKLSDREYQTLCMLASGKRLTDIAHALSLSVKTVSVYRARLLEKMKLANNAELTFYVMSNRLVDMNPAIAG, from the coding sequence ATGCTCAAAGTGCTCCTCGCCGACGACCACGCCATCGTGCGCCGTGGCGTCGCGCAATTGCTGCTGGAGCGCGGCGTTGCGACCGAAGTGTCGGAGGCGGAAACCGGCATGCAGGCGCTCGCGCTCGCCGCGTGCCGCCCGTTCGACGTCGCGATGCTCGATATCTCGCTGCCGGATGTCAACGGAATCGATCTGCTCAAGCGCATCAAGCGCGAGACGCCGCGTCTGCCGGTGCTGATGTTTTCGATGTATCGGGAGGATCAATACGCGGTGCGGGCGCTGAAGGCGGGCGCGTCGGGCTATTTGTCGAAGACGGCGGACCCGGCGCTCATGATCGGCGCGATTCAGCAGGTCGCGGCGGGCCGCAAATACGTGAGCGCGGAAATGGCGCAGGCGCTGGCGACTTACGTTTCGCTCGATACCGAACGCATGCCGCACGAGAAACTGTCGGACCGCGAATATCAGACGCTTTGCATGCTTGCCTCAGGGAAGCGGCTGACGGATATCGCGCACGCGCTATCGCTTTCGGTCAAAACCGTGAGTGTTTATCGCGCGCGGTTGTTGGAGAAGATGAAGCTGGCGAACAACGCCGAGCTCACGTTCTACGTGATGAGCAACCGTCTCGTCGATATGAATCCGGCGATTGCCGGTTGA
- a CDS encoding DUF3185 family protein, which translates to MTRAISVALLVGGVVLLYFGGQSFHSLSNDVARFFTGSPTNKTIWLIAGGIVASLAGLIGLAIPSKR; encoded by the coding sequence ATGACCCGAGCGATTTCCGTGGCGCTGCTTGTCGGCGGCGTCGTGCTGCTGTACTTCGGCGGCCAGTCGTTTCATTCGCTGTCGAATGACGTCGCGCGCTTCTTCACGGGTTCGCCCACGAACAAGACCATCTGGCTGATCGCGGGCGGGATCGTCGCGTCGCTCGCGGGGCTGATCGGCCTCGCGATTCCTTCGAAACGCTGA
- the mgrA gene encoding L-glyceraldehyde 3-phosphate reductase — protein MAYEAASERYSQMQYRTCGRSGLKLPALSLGLWHNFGDTTPISTQRDILRTAFDLGITHFDLANNYGPPYGSAETNFGRIFKDDFRPYRDELLISSKAGWDMWPGPYGQGGGSRKYVLASLDQSLKRMGLDYVDIFYSHRFDADTPLEETAGALATAVHSGRALYVGISSYSAAKTREMAKLLAEHKVPLLIHQPSYNMLNRWIETELLDTLDDVGAGSIAFTPLAQGLLTSKYLNGVPQDARVNKPGGGSLKQEHLSDANLAHVRKLNDLAQKRGQSLAQMALAWALRGGRVTSVLIGASRAEQVAENVGALKNLEFTKEELAEIDQHAQEGGVNLWEKPSTDQRI, from the coding sequence ATGGCTTACGAAGCAGCCTCCGAGCGCTACTCCCAGATGCAGTACCGCACCTGCGGCAGGAGCGGGTTGAAACTGCCCGCGCTGTCGCTCGGTTTGTGGCACAACTTCGGCGATACCACGCCGATTTCCACGCAACGCGACATCCTGCGCACCGCTTTCGATCTCGGCATCACACACTTCGATCTCGCGAACAACTACGGCCCGCCATACGGCAGCGCCGAAACGAACTTCGGGCGCATCTTCAAGGACGACTTCCGGCCGTACCGCGACGAGCTGCTGATTTCGTCGAAGGCCGGCTGGGACATGTGGCCCGGTCCGTATGGCCAGGGCGGCGGCTCGCGCAAATATGTGCTCGCGAGCCTCGATCAGAGCCTGAAGCGCATGGGCCTCGATTACGTCGATATTTTCTATTCGCATCGCTTCGATGCCGACACGCCGCTCGAAGAAACCGCCGGCGCGCTCGCAACCGCCGTGCATTCCGGCCGCGCGCTCTATGTGGGCATCTCGTCGTATTCGGCCGCGAAGACGCGCGAAATGGCCAAGCTGCTTGCCGAGCACAAGGTGCCGCTGCTGATCCATCAGCCGTCCTACAACATGCTGAACCGCTGGATCGAGACGGAACTGCTCGACACGCTCGACGATGTCGGCGCGGGCAGCATCGCGTTCACGCCGCTCGCGCAGGGGCTGCTGACGAGCAAGTATCTGAACGGCGTGCCGCAGGATGCGCGCGTCAACAAGCCGGGCGGCGGGTCGCTCAAGCAGGAACACCTGAGCGACGCCAATCTCGCGCATGTCCGTAAGCTCAACGATCTGGCCCAGAAACGCGGTCAGAGCCTCGCGCAGATGGCGCTCGCGTGGGCGCTGCGCGGCGGGCGCGTGACGTCGGTGCTGATCGGCGCGAGCCGCGCGGAGCAGGTCGCGGAAAACGTCGGCGCGCTGAAGAATCTCGAGTTCACGAAAGAGGAACTCGCGGAAATCGATCAGCACGCGCAGGAAGGCGGCGTGAATCTGTGGGAAAAGCCGTCGACGGATCAGCGCATCTGA
- a CDS encoding ferredoxin--NADP reductase, translating into MSNLNSQTVLSVHHWTDTLFSFTCTRDASFRFENGQFTMVGLEVDGKPLLRAYSLASANYEEHLEFLSIKVPDGPLTSRLQHLKVGDSVLIGKKPTGTLVADNLLPGKTLWLLSTGTGLAPFMSIIKDPDVYDRYEKIVLTHTCRFVDELAYKDFITEHLPAHEHIGEIVAEKLVYYPTVTREEFANRGRITDLIETKKLFADLSVEPFSVENDRVMLCGSPHMLRDTRQLLDEMGFQEGSNNHPGHYVVEKAFVG; encoded by the coding sequence ATGAGCAACCTTAATTCTCAAACCGTTCTGAGCGTCCACCACTGGACCGACACGCTTTTCAGTTTCACCTGCACCCGCGACGCCTCGTTCCGCTTCGAGAACGGCCAGTTCACGATGGTCGGCCTCGAAGTCGACGGCAAGCCGCTGCTGCGCGCCTACAGCCTCGCGAGCGCGAACTACGAAGAGCATCTCGAATTTTTGAGCATCAAGGTTCCGGACGGCCCGCTCACCTCGCGCCTGCAGCATCTGAAGGTCGGCGATTCGGTGCTGATCGGCAAGAAGCCGACGGGCACGCTCGTCGCCGACAATCTGCTGCCCGGCAAGACGCTCTGGCTGCTCTCGACCGGCACGGGTCTCGCGCCGTTCATGTCGATCATCAAGGATCCGGACGTCTACGACCGCTACGAGAAGATCGTGCTGACGCACACCTGCCGTTTCGTCGACGAACTCGCGTACAAGGACTTCATCACGGAGCACTTGCCGGCGCATGAGCACATCGGCGAGATCGTTGCGGAAAAGCTCGTCTACTATCCGACCGTCACGCGCGAGGAATTCGCGAACCGCGGCCGTATCACCGACCTGATCGAGACGAAGAAGCTGTTCGCGGATCTCTCGGTCGAGCCGTTCTCGGTCGAAAACGACCGCGTGATGCTCTGCGGCAGCCCGCACATGCTGCGCGACACGCGCCAGTTGCTCGACGAAATGGGCTTCCAGGAAGGCAGCAACAATCATCCTGGCCACTATGTCGTGGAGAAGGCGTTCGTCGGCTGA